TTAAAGGGCAAGGAATGCACAATGCCACACCTTAAAAGtactttttatttcgtttttccCTTCCCAAGTCTTCCGTATTATCCATTACACTCTCAAGGAATCGTTCCTCTTGTGGATCCAGCCTCGTTATGAAGATGTCCCGCGTGGCTCTGAATTGGCCACAATTATACAAATGCTCGTTCTCCAGGCGCAGAAAGTTCCAGAAAAATCTTCTCACTATCTCACTGAAACAAATCAACGATTTGCCATTGTAGGGTGCTATCAATTCCTGATGGACCAGGGCAAACTCCAATATCCAAACGCACCGGAGCAGGGTGTTCTCCACGATCACAAAGTAGTAAAACCACTGTGGCATAAGATGATGTCATTAATCACTTTCGAACAGATTATGGTTTAAGATTTTACCCTGGGATAGACCAAGTTGTCGCGTAGAAATTTGTTCTCGCCATTCCACACTCGGAATAAACCAAAGTCCATCAGCAAGTCCCAGAATACAGTATAAATTGACGAAACAATGCAAATTGTTATATAGGCCCAAGTCCAGGGGCTCTCAAAGAGATCAGTATAATGAGCTAAGGATGTTTTAATTCAAATATGAGATTTTAATAAGAAATCAAATAGATTTAAGCTACCAATTGTTTCCATTTGTATTGTTGAAAAGACGACTTCCGCAATGAATAAAAAGTACTTCAAGGCGTTGATCAAATAATCCGTGGACTTGGACCCACTGTCCCTAAATCTTCGCAGGCTCTGAGCGAATCTAAACCACGCAGGCAAACATCGAATGACAGCCACCGCGTAATCGGGCTCAAACTCGAAGGCATCGCTCCGATCCAGGAAATATCGCACATAGAAGCGGACTAGGTAATAGTGATCCACGATGGTGACCACCAGAGAGGTCCACTGATCCGCCACCCAAAAGTCCGCGAAGTTCACAAAGAAGAAGGGGGACAGAAGGATGCGACCCATGACGGTCAATAGCCAGATCCTGCCGGAGTAGAAAAGAATGCGCAAGGGGTTCAGGAACAGCACTACTACAAAGGCCACCTGGACCAGGGGTATGTAGATCGGATCCTCGATGAAGAACTCCTTGTGGAGCAAGTACAGTAGAATGCTCAGAGTGCACATGTATCCAAAGAAACTGGATATTTCCAAGGCTCTCATGGCTCCTATGGCATTCCTCCGCTCCACTTCGAAGATCAAAACGTGGTTCACGCCCACCTTCTCGTAcactttaatatttatagcCAAGCAGAAGCCGAAAGTCACACCTGAAATGGGCCCTCTAAACAAACTGACAAAGGTGTAGCGAAACTCTGGACTCGTATCTACCGAAAAATCTACAGGAAAAGAAAGGAAACATAATCTGCGAGGAGAATCAAATACATAAAATCCACTCACAAGATATAAAACATATAATAGCGCCCACCAAAAAGAGACCTAGAAAGAGCCCGGCGCTGAAAACATGAACCGGTGGAGTTGGGTGGCCCAATGGCGGCACTCGAAGCTTGGCCATCGCCTCAGATCTGTCCCCGTTGGCCAAGTAATCCGTGTACATGTTCTCCGTGGTGGATATCATCCGGTCCAATTGCAGGGTTATGGCCAAAGTGGACCTTAGAACGTATTTATCGTACCAGGCAAATCCAGCCTCTGATTTTAGATTCTTGTCGTACTTCTTGCAGATCTTGCGAAACGCAGTCATGTTCAATGTCTGATAGTTCTGCAACATTATCAGACTGAGATGGTGTACTATTTTAGCTTTTATGTAGTTAAAGTTGCAAGTAATAGTATAAGAGAATAATATGAAAAGTTGTCCATTTTTCTTCTAAGCCAGGATATATGTTAAGTTAGGAACCCATACCTAAGGTAGAACTCGCTCATGGCCAGTCGAAGTTTCTTGATGGGCGGCAGCTTGCGCTTGTTCTCCGTCTGGCGACTCCAGGACGAAGCCGAGCCCCTGGAAGCTGTCGATCCCCGAGGATCCTGCTGTGCACGACGACGGTCTAGTTGGTAATTGAGGGTGGCCAGCTTGCGATGCGCCTCCGCCTGCTTGTGGGCAAAGAAGTAATTCACTTTGGTCAATTCTACTCCGCAGGAGTTGAAGAAGAGTTCCTCGAAGTCCCTGTAGTAACCGATGGCTACATCATTACTTGGCCGACTTCCACTGGGCGCTTTTTCCACGGCATTTCGAATCATTTGCTTAAGTTCCTTGAAAAATTAGATTGAAAGTTTAGTAtagatttgaaattggtgtATTTAGAGTTACATTGTAGTTCATGTACTGGTGCCGCCATTCGGGCACCATAAGATTATCAAGAGTCTTGCCAAACTTCATTTTTACAGGACTTGTATTTGTTCACTTCTATCGTGAGCTTCAATTATTTGACAAGTAATACAAGTGCGATCGTTATATGATGGATACACATTACTTTCATAACAGAAAGCTTAATCCAAAATTAGCCGAAGGCATTATATATCCAGCCGCCCTTGAAATCTGTAATTGAGAATTCATCCCTTTCAGAACGTCAACAAATTTTGTTTGCTTGGTGCTGTAAAAAAGGTTCACTGTCCGCGGAAAACCCACGCAAATTTTGACATGCGTTTCCCATTCCCTTTTTCCAGCAGTTGACAAtttcgcttttgttttcggAAACGCTGTCCGCAGAACCGCAACTCTCATCCCTACAATTTCCCGGCTTTTCATGTTCGTTTTTTTCAAGTTTTCCGCCTTTTTTGAAGTGACTGCGTTCGGGtgtattattaaaaataaaggGAAAATCCTGGAAATGAGTTGACTAAGGGTTGGCCTCAGTTTGCAACTCTTTAAGCTCGCTGACTCTCCAATAGAGAGCCACAATTCGATTCCGGAGGCTTGCCATTAGTCATAAGAAAGGAAAATTGGCAAAAGTGGGAAAATGTCGTCTACAGGCATCCCAAGATGAGTAGTAGTGGGCGGCCAAAAAGGACTCCCATCTCACCTCAATCGTCATCATCAAAGCCGGCATTCATCTTCCCCTCTGAGCCACAATGTGAAAAATGTGAAACAATTGCAACGATGATTACTTTTTCCAACAGTTTTGCCCCCTCGCTGTTTTTGTTCGGTCGTAAAGGAAAATTGAATTGCCAATGGGCGGGGCATCCAGTTTGTCCTGCCCTCCAGGGACCATTTCTGGGGGGGATTGGACGGAAGGCAGGACACGGACAGGCGATGATGAAAACAGGTGAACTCCATAATTATATGCTAAATACTCGGGTAATTAACTCCCACGGGAACATTAACTATTTGAAGAACTTGATTAAGCAGATGAGTACGGCTCGTGAATTTCCCGGGTGATGAAGAGGAAAACTAAGCCAGTGAATGTTGAAAAGTTGCAGCATGTGCGAAAAATAATACCGAATATTATCCTTTCGCAGCAAGGGAAAATGAGCAGCTGTCAGCAGAGTTGGTTTCATTTACATTTCGCTAGCTAACgatgaatttaaaaatgtactaTCCTAAGACTcagttatatatacaatatattcTAGTCTAAACAGTAAGATTATAGTTTCTAAATGTTGCTTTCTACTGAGGAGCTGAAAGATTTTTCATATTTGAGAGCCAGTTTACCATTTAATAAGTCAAACGTAAGTCTAGAGTATTTCCCGCAGATTTTTTTGGAGTTTGTCCTGGCTGGACAGCCATAACCAttgggcaaataaaaatatttgcatagaCGAAGCGCTCAACAATTGGATGGACGGCCAAGTGAACAACATGGGGTGGTGCACATCATCGGCGGATTCCGGGGACAGacaatataaaatgaaaagtaaaCATTGCAGTGTCCGCCGGTAGCCATTGAAATGATAAAGTGCCCGGCTGAGCTCCTCTCCTCTCCTCTCCGCTCCGTCCGGAAAGTTCGCCGGAGTCGGACAAAAGGCAGTAAAATGCATGCTTAGTGTTTTTGGAGTCCGGAGTCCGGAGTCCGGAGCAGGGGCTTAATGGCATTAGGAGGGGGTTCCGGAGCAGTCAGTCTGGAACTACATCTGGTTATAGCCGTATGTTGTGTGTGGCAAGTCGGGCGAAAGGCTTTCATGCTTTCTGGATTTGTCCAAACAAAGATTTATTGGGTCtagttttgtattttgtagGAGTGGCGGAGGGTAAAAatgctgtttatttttaaactgtTTGCGGCTGTAACGAGTAGTGGAAAGAAAGTTGTGGAAGAGCTAAAGAATCTCTACATTCTCTATTCCccctataaaaaaaaacattaggAGAAAGTGCACAGGCGACAGTTTATGCCATTAGTGTAAGTTAATACCCTAACTTACTTAGCTTATCAGATAGTACATATCATTTGCGTTAATTTATTTGCTTCGATTCAATTAACACTCGCTCGCTAAACCTCATCATTTGTATATCAGAATTCAGACTTGGCAGCTACATGAGCTCCAATCGCATTCCATGACAATATCTGCGcgataaattcaatttgaaatcCAACCTTCGCTCGAAACTAGTCAATTCGAGACCTTGCACCTTTTTCAGCTGTCTGCAACAACTTAATTGCTTGCGGCCACTTTCTTTGCCGCCCACTTCTACTGAATACACTAAAACCCAACTCCAATCATTGACTTATAGAAACTCGTTTTTTGCGTTCAATCACTGCGATTTTGGAGCTAGATCGCACATGCCAGTAATTGCAATCATATTTCGACACGCTGCGCAATATGCATTGGCCATAAACTTCATCCCgatcaaaaaataaagcattCGAAAAAAGTGTCAATGCCAGACAGCTGCAGCAAGCCGACGAGTGAATACACTCTAAGCAATGCTTCACTATTCAGATACAAAAAAGGGGTTAGGGTATAGGTGGTAGTACAGCACAACATTCAAACTGGATGAAACGAGTTGAGTGCGTGCCTGATCGGCTTAGCGTCAAACGAGCTTCTCGATGGAAATTAAGCTCGATGATTAAACAGTTTTACTTTCAGCCTGGCCAATTGCCTCAATTTCTGAGACAGTTCATGTGACTCGAAACTATTTGCTATAATTGCTTACTTTGTTGAATTGCGGCGATTTGTTTGCCGGTCAACAATAACTTTAGCCGGCTTAATTGGTCTCGTTCGCCACTCGGCTGACTTGACCCCCAGCAGCTGGGGCATGTGCATTGAACTTCAACTTCGGAGGAGACCAGACCCAGACCCAGACCCTCCGCCCAAGTCCTCCTCCCAGAAGTGCAAGTGCCAAGTATTTTTAGAGCAGCCAAATGCAGCACACCAAACAAGCAAGCGAACAAGTCAAACGCCTCCAGTGATGCGATGCACCATGAGAAATGAGATGATGGAATAATGCacattgcattttattttaaatcagTGGGAAAGAAAAAAGTtgttaaattcattttcatattattGCTTTGATAGTATGCAAAAATCCTTTCGTAAAACATTGTCTTACATCCCAAATCAATGCcgcaaataaaattattttttagagTGACTTACCTTTTTCGTTCatatttgtaaattaaatttgtaagGCTTAAGTAATTGAAGATATTAAATTCAGATCAATCTTAATCTTCAGatcaatttatatatttatattattatattctttTATACACATGTGTGCTTATTTTACAAGTCCATCTATTGGTTTTGTGCCACCTTTATACATTTGATAATGTAAAATAGAGcattttagttaatttaaaaataattcataTATTATTTGAGACATCATTTTGTCCAGTGTAGCCATCCAACCAGCTCACTTCGAACATCGAACATGTTGCCAGGGAAATTGTGAGTTGCGACGAAAATCGCCGGCAAAAGCGAGTTTTTCAAAACCACCATCAACAGTTCGGTTCGGTCGCTTGATTTCGTTGCGTCGACGGACGCGGGAGATTTTCGTGCGggtacagatacagatacggatacggatacgcattgttttgttttgtttcgccGGCTTCGAGAGACGCGTGCCACTCGCGAAAATAAATGGCGGCAAATCAAAGAGTGTGTGAATAAAGTTGATTAACGACGAGCATCGCTCAGAAGTGCCAAAATAAAGTTTATGTGCCAAGTGATGGTCTTTCGGAGAATTTACTGCggatattttgatttttaagcATAGAGTTCGTCCATAAAATGTACCCAACAGGCTGTTGCATACTTCGTGGCTTTAAGAACACACCATCAGCAGTAACCAGAAACTCTC
This genomic stretch from Drosophila mauritiana strain mau12 chromosome 2L, ASM438214v1, whole genome shotgun sequence harbors:
- the LOC117147790 gene encoding xenotropic and polytropic retrovirus receptor 1, translated to MKFGKTLDNLMVPEWRHQYMNYNELKQMIRNAVEKAPSGSRPSNDVAIGYYRDFEELFFNSCGVELTKVNYFFAHKQAEAHRKLATLNYQLDRRRAQQDPRGSTASRGSASSWSRQTENKRKLPPIKKLRLAMSEFYLSLIMLQNYQTLNMTAFRKICKKYDKNLKSEAGFAWYDKYVLRSTLAITLQLDRMISTTENMYTDYLANGDRSEAMAKLRVPPLGHPTPPVHVFSAGLFLGLFLVGAIICFISYFSVDTSPEFRYTFVSLFRGPISGVTFGFCLAINIKVYEKVGVNHVLIFEVERRNAIGAMRALEISSFFGYMCTLSILLYLLHKEFFIEDPIYIPLVQVAFVVVLFLNPLRILFYSGRIWLLTVMGRILLSPFFFVNFADFWVADQWTSLVVTIVDHYYLVRFYVRYFLDRSDAFEFEPDYAVAVIRCLPAWFRFAQSLRRFRDSGSKSTDYLINALKYFLFIAEVVFSTIQMETIAHYTDLFESPWTWAYITICIVSSIYTVFWDLLMDFGLFRVWNGENKFLRDNLVYPRWFYYFVIVENTLLRCVWILEFALVHQELIAPYNGKSLICFSEIVRRFFWNFLRLENEHLYNCGQFRATRDIFITRLDPQEERFLESVMDNTEDLGREKRNKKYF